The Macrobrachium nipponense isolate FS-2020 chromosome 27, ASM1510439v2, whole genome shotgun sequence genome includes a region encoding these proteins:
- the LOC135200786 gene encoding single insulin-like growth factor-binding domain protein-2 isoform X2: MASHFTLLLCISLAIVAVSGLKCPSCETVRCASPESLNCQYGAVEKQCGCCYECRKGVGEECGGPKNILGTCAEGLVCGAGGKKARQGYCRAY; the protein is encoded by the exons ATGGCTTCGCACTTCACGCTGCTGCTGTGTATTTCCCTGGCAATTGTCGC tgtttctggacTGAAATGTCCCTCGTGTGAAACAGTCAGATGTGCAAGTCCCGAGTCACTCAACTGCCAGTATGGGGCAGTAGAGAAGCAGTGCGGATGCTGTTACGAATGTCGTAAG GGCGTGGGTGAAGAATGCGGTGGCCCTAAAAACATCTTAGGCACCTGCGCTGAAGGGCTGGTCTGTGGCGCAGGAGGCAAGAAGGCAAGGCAAGGTTACTGTAGGGCCTACTGA